The DNA region TCCTTGTAAAGTTGTTATATATGAGAATAATGACCAGAGATATGTGGGCCTGTTGAAGCCAACCATTATGGTTGATCTGATAAGTACTGAATATAGAAAAATCGCTCAGGAAATTGAAGAAAAAATGATAAATGCAATAAATCTTAGTGCCTAGAAACAAAAGAAGCTGCCCTATAACTGGCAGCTTCTTTTATTGTACGCTTTAGCGTGATTTTTGCAATTTGTTCGAATTATTATATCTAGTCATATTTGTGCCATAATTCGGGTTCAAAATGAAATTAAGATCAATGAAGGAGGTCATAAACGATGATGATTATATTTTGGTTAGGTGCAGCATTTTTAATTTATTATTTGTATCAAAACGGTTCGTTTAATACATCAGCTAGAAAAAATCCAGAGGCACTATTAAAGGAGAGATTTGTAAATGGTGAGATAGACGAAGCTACATATCTTCAGATGAAAG from Petrocella atlantisensis includes:
- a CDS encoding SHOCT domain-containing protein, yielding MMIIFWLGAAFLIYYLYQNGSFNTSARKNPEALLKERFVNGEIDEATYLQMKETLKG